A region of the Acanthopagrus latus isolate v.2019 chromosome 18, fAcaLat1.1, whole genome shotgun sequence genome:
GTCATACCGCAGCTGATATAACATTGATGTTGGCACTATTATCCGATTTCTCCATCTTGTTGTCCACACTGCTGCGCTTAATTTCTCACAGACAGTGCATTTTATGAACAGTTAAATTAGTTTTCATCTGAGGTTTGAAACAACAGTCACAAAAGTTTTCTCAGTTACAGTAAAAGCTGTAAAACGACGTAAAGACCAATAAAAATCTAAGTGCAGCaaagcaaagacaacacaacaacaggcaAGTtgcagaacagacagacagttaatGGTTATGAAAACTAAATGTGTTCTgagtaataaacaaaaaaacagttaatttaAGTAACATAAGTCCCTCGCAAATGGAGTTGTTCTTTAGCCactctcctcttgtcttcttccCGTGCATCAACTCACTCATTCGTGCCATTTAAGGTCctcagtaattattttattaatatcATGGATGCACTGAGTATTACGCTGTAATCAAAACTGTAACCAAAAATAATTATCCCAGTCAAAGCTCCACGTGAGCCTAAAAGCTTGACGGTGACAGGAATAGAAGGACGGTGTTGAGTGGTGAGTAATGTCTGCCGAGGCTCGCGGCTCGCAGATGATGCTCAAACGCTCACATATCGTTTCtcttacagaaacatttttctgtgatttcttgGCTCGGCGGACTGTGTCCTCATTGTTTGGTGAGGTAGAGCAGAGTCTCTGTAGGGCTCTGGCTCCTAAGCAAAAAACTCTTTCCTTTAGTCTCACTTAAAATGAAACGCACAAAATAAACTATGAAAGGCAACATACTAAAGTAATTACAGAGAGAACCGAGGCCAGAAAGTGGTGAACGCAGCCCAGAGAAACACAACCGCCTCTTGATTTCTGAcccgtttttgtttgtttacctgcGATGATGCAACAACTTGGATATGAAGCCTGAATCTACTTACTATGATGATTATTACTATTTGGTGTATTGAGTGTGTTCCTGCTGAAGGCCTCTGgtttttccccctctttgtTCCTCAACTTAACTCTCAAGTCATTTATATTTTGGCAATCAAGAAAAATTGATCATTTGTTACTTGtgatcttttttccttttcatcccTGTTCAGGAGGAAGGTTGCGATTTATGTTCAGGTGTCTCAGATTTCTTCGTTTTCATGCTTCGACACCCACCCTGATCACTCTCCAGACATCATTAAAGAGAATAAATTTCTCCGGCTCTAGTCGATGAATTATTTCTGGTGTTCACATCGTGTGTGATTATTGCTCAGTGACACCAGATGCTGACCCAGGGCTATGTGCTGCACTGTATGTCTGAGAAGAATGTGGACACAGCTTCTCCCTTCAGATTCCTCAGTTTTTAACATGCGAGACTCAGTTTTTCTCTTctaaaaaggaacagttcacacaaatcATGggtcattatctgctcacccccaTGCAGATGGAAGGTCAGGTGAAGctttgttgtccacaaaacatttccgcAGCTTCAAGGCAAAACGGCGTTTACcgcattcttctaaacaactcAGGTCCCCAGGACGAATGCCAGGCATTGTGATGCACACTGGCCCAGAAAGACTCTCTCGCATAAGCTGACATTGTGAAAGTCTAGAAGAACTGATAAAATGACACGAAATGATACAATACGATATGATACAATACGATACAATACAACACGATACGATACAATACGACACGATACGATACAATACGACACAAAACGATACAATACGATATGATACGATACAATACAAAACGATACAATACGATACAACAGGTCACAGTACGATATGCTACGTTATGGTACGATACAAATTCACACTTAAATCAATTTTGCATCATGTCCAGTACAGGCATACATGTAGCCACAGGTTGGACGTACAGTTGCACAGAAGAGCAGGATTAAATAATTGTTATGATAcgatatgttatgttatgttgtgcTCTGTTATGGTACGATAGGAACAATAGAATatgatacgatacgatacgtTATGATACGCTACAACTTTATTGTGAGTTTACACTGAAATTTATTTTGCTTCCTTTGGCAGCTCTGCTTGAGATATCTACACACAGGTTGAACACAGAGTTACGCAGAAGAGCGGCAGGATTGAATAATTATTACTATACGATATAATATGATTCAACATATTGTGAGTTTGCACTGTGATTCATTTTACACACAGGTTGGACATACACATATTCATAAAAGCACACCAAACCGTCATGACCATGAAACATGCCACGTTATATCTGTAGATACAGATCTTATTAAGCGCCACACAGATTTTGgttcagcagcaggacaaaCTGATGTATGAAATAATTCTTCagtcttttgtgtttaaatggaAGGACTCTACATCGACTGTTAGACAGCAGAAGTTGTTTATAACATGCAAGTGGTCCAGAGAGATGTGACTGTGAGCACAGTCTTTTTGTGGGGTTGCTTGATTTCAAGCGTGCCAGGCGCTGAACCAGGAGTTAACcaaaagaaactaaaaacaaaGTATAAAATACAGCTCCGGCATGATCCGAGGGGAAAGTTTCAGCTTCTGAAAATCCTTTAATAATGacttctcaaatcaatttgggatctcggggcttctggaaacttggattacaccagacaagctgtatggagccatgttttattttagttttggtTCAAGTCTCaatcttcttcagttgtttaggagagtgCTGCAGCGCTCTTTTactgtgaagccccagaaatgttttgtggactacaaaacttcactcGGCTTTCCACCAGCACGGctgtgagtagataatgactacattttcatttattagtGAATTGTGcctttcagaaacacatttacagaatCATAGCTGCTCTGACTTTCATCTAataacactgtgacatcattcCAAAAAACttgcattattatttattttcttatagGAGTTTTAAAGTCCCTCTCACCCTCCGCAGGCCTTCATGTGTTTGTAGTGGTTTCTACAGCATCTGCAAATACTGCTGCTCTTTTCACATTTATAGATGCCCTTTATTGGACttgttgctgtgtgtatgttgttCATTAACCTCCTGAGACCCGAGCTTTTGTCTGgtgtgcattttttatttttccttgctATTTGGGATAAGTAGGACCTAATAAACATAATAACTAAACTTCGTTTCTGTACAGGAAGTAGTTTTTGCAAAAAATGATGTCCTCATATGAGGACAATGGGTTTATCATAACCTTAAGAAACATTATTTGCTGTTTGGGACCAGAAGGACCCAATTAGTGTAAATTCAAAATTTTAGCTTCATACCATAAGTAGTTTTCTCAAAAATCAATGTCCTCATATGAGGACAATGGGTCGATCTTACTGTATGACACAAATAGACACCATAGGTCAAAAAAGTATACagaaatttattttaaaatgtaaacattaaagaGTATACATtaagtgaaaacagctgtttatttaaagcCCTAAACATGGCTATACAAAAATTAAACTGGAAAGTACCGGGTAAACAGTTCATTTCAAGACCTAAACATggctaaacaaaacaacaacagtacgAATAATGCCACATATTACTAAATATTATGTCTCTGTTTGCTCATGTGAAATGGTGCTTAACACAGTGGAATTCATTGCCTGAACACATGTTCAAAGAAACCGAATAAATCAGAAAGTGATTTCAGTTACTTTCCCTGAGCAGCCTTTGAACTTTAGCTTATTTCTAACTAGCCTAACTCCTCTATCTTTCCAGAAAGCagtctgtctgcttgtctggAACAGCCCTACTGGCCGCTGCAACTGCTTTGCAGCATTTCACAGCGGCCCTACTGGCCGCTGTGAAATGCTGCAAAGCAGTTGCGTTCACTTTGCAAGCAGAGGTGCACATTGCATGTCATGCATCGCACACGGGATTTCCCACTGCAGCCTTGTGCTCTGCAACGCATAGGGTTTTGCAAGCCAACCATCTCCGGGAGATGAGCAGCACTGGAACGGACTGAGACGTGGGGGATTGGAGTGACCCGAGATTTTTTGCCAGGTGGAAGAAGGTGTCCATGCTCATTCTCTGCTTCTGTGACACGAGCATTTTTGTGAAGAACATCACACTTGCTGAGGAACATCTGAGCCACTACCATGCGAAATTCAAGAAACTTCATGATAGATTTCCTTGGGGTACCATTTTCCCGGTTATCTTTGCGATACAGCAGCCAGCTGTTGGCAAGAGCAAGATCTGTGAAGTGCATCAACATCCGAATGGTCCACTTCTTCGTCCGCACACTCATTCGGTAGTAGCTCATCATCCTATCTGACATGTCAACTCCTCCCATCTTTGAGTTGTACTCGCGGACGATGCTTGGTCGTGTGACGGTGACATATGTTTTGTCCTTCTTGGACCACCGCTGGCAAGtgtcctctggctgctctgcATGAACAGTGGAGAGCATCACAACTGGCTTGTTGTCATACCACTTAACCACGCACAGTTTCCCATCTGCCCTGGTTACTGTGGAGGAGGCACCTCTTCCCTGGCGTTTCAGGGTTTTGTCATCTGGAAGCTTCTTTACTGCTTGTGGGACCCGGTTCTTCATCACTGTACCAGTAAGGTAGATCTCATTCTTCAGCATAAGATCAACAGCGAGTGTGGTTGTAAAGAAGCGATCACAATACACTTTTGTGCCAGCAGTCAGGGTTTCAGACAGCCGTTTGATTACCAGTGCTCCTAGACCTAATCCATCTGAGTCCTGAACCTGCAAACCCAGTGTCTTTGAACCTTGGTAGACTTCAAAGTCTAGCACGATTCCATCCACTGATGCCAGCACAAAGTTCTTCATTCCCACTGGATTCGGCTTTAGTGGCACATACTGTCGGAACGGACAGGCCCCTGTGAACGGGATCATCTGCTCGTCTATTGAGACGCATTCTGGATGGGCTTGAAGGCGGCAGCCGGTGAGTATGCAGTTCATAAAAGGCCTCACCTTCCagaatttgtctgtttttctcttatcTTCTGGAACATCATCATCGATGACTACTTTCAGATGGCTTCGCAGTTTGAAGAAGCGATCACGTGACATTTTGTCACTAATGGCAGGGATTCTTAGGGCATTGGACCAAAACATCCTCGTCTGTGGATAAGGCACACAAGACATCAAGATCGCTGCTCCAAAAAAGTGATATATCTCATCAACCGAAGTGTTGAGAGCTCTCCCACTGTTAGCCAGGTACATGGCATTTGTGCAGTCTGCGATGACTTTCATCAGCTCTGAGTCGATGTACTGCTCCACATAATCCAGTGGCTGCCAACCTGCTCGCTCTTCTATCAGTTCATCCTCTTCAACATGAAACTGGACTAAgtttggagtaaatggagcagACCTCCAGCGCTCTCCACGTCCAGCATTTCTAGGCTCTGCCCTGGGCTCTCCACGTCCTTGATCATCCTCGTCAAGCtctaataataaaaatataatacattGTATTTGTAATGCATGCAGGGGCTGACtgacagagatgagagatgatgaaatgctgtaaaaaaaaaaatacaagaatatACTATTTTTTTCTGGGAGAGACTATGGCGCGAGACTGAGGCTGTGGTGGGCCGCCATAGTCTCGATAATTAATGGAAAACACTGGTTATGGCTCACCATCATTCTCAACACGCTGTTGTTTACGGCCACGTTTCTGCATTTGTGGATATTGTGGCTCACTCTCATTCTCAGAGTCACTATCTTCAGCTGCATCAGGGGGAGAATATTCTTCATCCGAATCATTTCCTGGTGAATCAGGTGGTGAATAATCATCTTCCGAATCGTCAGGTTGTGGTTCTACAGTCATGAGGTCAACATCATGTAGAGCGACTTCATCCACAGCAggatcattatcatcattatcaccatCTGAGAAGTCTTCAACCTCAGAGTTGTCTGCAATTGCCATGAGCAATTGTTCTGCTCTTGACAGTGAAAGTTTCCCTGGAATGATAACATGACAAATAAACTCCAAATCAAAATCTATACCAGAGACAGATGGCTAACATATGTAGGCGAGTTATCTAGTTAGTTCTACTTATCTAGCTACCTTGCTAGTTAACTTGCTagtttgctagctagctagctagctagctagcccgCTAGTGATTTAATTCTAAGGTTAAAATGAAAGGTTAAAGGTGTAAAGTGTTTACACCTGTAAACTTATTTATTAAAAGTCTATCTAACCACATATACCACTTAACATAACTATTTACAACTGTAAACTCATCTAAATATTCCCAAGTTTAGCTAACAACATGGTACAATCAATAATGTAATATCGTTCCGATGTCCTCAAACGAGTATGTGACATTTACTGATGTTCTAATTTGATCCTATTactaaaatgtgtaaaattttTATGCTATATGAAACTAGAGACATTATTGTACATAAATACACTGGTTTCATACATAATATTTGGATATATTTTTTACcttgctcttttttctttcgGGAGCTGCTGTAGAAGGCTTTCGCTGATATTCccgccattttgttttcactgaaattgGTGTAATGTCATGGTGTCACCACAAGATGGCGCGGGCAGTGTCCCTAAATGTGGCTAATGggtcaaagtttaaaaaaactgaGTATCATGGTGCTAAGAGGCAAAAATGTAATGTCCTCGTATGAGGACGCAGGGTCTCAGGAGGTTTTTAAGACATCAAAATGCTTTACAGTTCATTGCTCTTTTACACTGCCTGCTGGAGCCGGAGCTGTAATTCCAGTTAGTGAGGGATCAGATGGAGGTCACTGCTGGCCTGTGGGGGTTTGCAGCGCACCACAAGTCCACCGAGCCTCTCCGGACTACATTACAGCTTTTATCCTCACTAATGGGATCTCTTGGTGGGGAATCCCAAGGGTGATGGGGATTAAGATACCTGGCCCTGCTCCCACGCGCCGTTTACCATGTGGGGCGCAGCAAATACGTTGCACATGCCgagactgctgcagcagcctttACATCTCTACGTACAAGAAGGGAAAAACCACAGAGAACCAGCGTGCGGAGGGCTGATTTATAAGTGCTGACACCAAGATTGTCAGGGATCAGTCCTCTCCGTGCACAGTTACAGCGC
Encoded here:
- the LOC119007600 gene encoding piggyBac transposable element-derived protein 4; the protein is MAGISAKAFYSSSRKKKEQGKLSLSRAEQLLMAIADNSEVEDFSDGDNDDNDPAVDEVALHDVDLMTVEPQPDDSEDDYSPPDSPGNDSDEEYSPPDAAEDSDSENESEPQYPQMQKRGRKQQRVENDELDEDDQGRGEPRAEPRNAGRGERWRSAPFTPNLVQFHVEEDELIEERAGWQPLDYVEQYIDSELMKVIADCTNAMYLANSGRALNTSVDEIYHFFGAAILMSCVPYPQTRMFWSNALRIPAISDKMSRDRFFKLRSHLKVVIDDDVPEDKRKTDKFWKVRPFMNCILTGCRLQAHPECVSIDEQMIPFTGACPFRQYVPLKPNPVGMKNFVLASVDGIVLDFEVYQGSKTLGLQVQDSDGLGLGALVIKRLSETLTAGTKVYCDRFFTTTLAVDLMLKNEIYLTGTVMKNRVPQAVKKLPDDKTLKRQGRGASSTVTRADGKLCVVKWYDNKPVVMLSTVHAEQPEDTCQRWSKKDKTYVTVTRPSIVREYNSKMGGVDMSDRMMSYYRMSVRTKKWTIRMLMHFTDLALANSWLLYRKDNRENGTPRKSIMKFLEFRMVVAQMFLSKCDVLHKNARVTEAENEHGHLLPPGKKSRVTPIPHVSVRSSAAHLPEMVGLQNPMRCRAQGCSGKSRVRCMTCNVHLCLQSERNCFAAFHSGQ